One genomic window of Rubrobacter aplysinae includes the following:
- the rpmI gene encoding 50S ribosomal protein L35, whose translation MPKMKTHKGAAGRFESTKKGKLKRRRSGHNHILEKKSPKRKRRLSTETTVNAADEGRILRLLRRR comes from the coding sequence ATGCCCAAGATGAAGACCCACAAGGGTGCCGCCGGGCGCTTCGAGAGTACCAAAAAGGGTAAGCTCAAGCGGCGGCGCAGCGGCCACAACCACATTCTGGAGAAGAAGAGCCCCAAGCGCAAGCGGCGTCTCTCCACGGAGACTACCGTCAACGCCGCCGACGAGGGGCGTATCCTGCGGTTGTTGAGGAGGCGATAG
- the rplT gene encoding 50S ribosomal protein L20 has product MARTARSIHARKKRRKTLDQAKGYKGTKHTSYKRAKEQVWKSGVYAYEGRKQRKRDFRRLWIQRINAAARQNGLSYSQFMNGVRLAEVDLDRKVLADLAATEPAAFAAVASQAKGALGGQSAE; this is encoded by the coding sequence GTGGCGCGCACGGCACGTAGCATCCACGCCCGCAAGAAGCGGCGTAAGACCCTGGATCAGGCCAAAGGCTACAAGGGCACGAAGCACACCTCGTACAAGAGGGCCAAGGAGCAGGTGTGGAAGAGCGGCGTCTATGCCTACGAGGGGCGTAAGCAGCGCAAGCGCGACTTCCGGCGGCTCTGGATCCAGCGCATCAACGCCGCCGCCCGGCAGAACGGGCTGTCCTACTCGCAGTTCATGAACGGCGTCCGGCTCGCTGAGGTAGACCTGGATCGCAAGGTTCTCGCCGATCTCGCCGCGACCGAGCCCGCCGCGTTCGCCGCCGTCGCCTCACAGGCCAAGGGTGCGCTCGGCGGTCAGTCTGCGGAGTAG
- the thrS gene encoding threonine--tRNA ligase produces MAEVRLPDGRELAVEPGEKAGQVAEKIGKRLARDAVVAKLDGEVVDLGSPVDGAGSGDAPLFEVVTADSPDGLYVLRHSTAHAMAQAITELYPGSKLSIGPPIQDGFYYDIDVAGRLTDDDLPGIEERMREILSRDLPIERRETSREEAEELFGDNPYKMELIRELPDGGISVYKQGDFYDLCRGPHVPSTGRLGSFKLLNLAGAYWRGDENNPMLTRIYGTAWPTEKELKGYLNRLEEARARDHRQIGKDLDLFTFSPEVGAGIPLFLPKGETLRHEMESYVREVQTRHGYDHVWTGHLVNERLYERSGHLEHYRDAMFPPMTDGETSYRLKPMNCPSHMTLFNARAHSYRDLPVRYAEFATLYRYEKSGELNGLTRVRSLTQDDAHVFCTAEQIQEEFARALEIIREVLDTYGLADYSVRLSLRDPDAAKYIADDEKWTRAEAALREALDAAGISYEAVEGEAAFYGPKADFMAKDVLGREWQLSTIQVDFIQPGRLGCEYTGEDGEKHTPVLLHRAVTGTTERFMAVLIEQFGGAFPTWLSPVQAVVVPVSDEHLEYARRVEGELAGRGVRVEVDDSENTMQKKIRLNARQKVPYQLIVGGREAEEEKVNVRRRGQKTGEDANLSDFADDVVAEIAARDSYGQ; encoded by the coding sequence ATGGCAGAGGTTAGGCTTCCCGACGGCCGGGAGTTGGCCGTGGAGCCCGGTGAGAAAGCCGGGCAGGTCGCGGAGAAGATAGGAAAGCGCCTGGCGCGCGACGCGGTCGTGGCGAAGCTCGACGGCGAGGTGGTGGACCTGGGCTCGCCGGTGGACGGGGCAGGTAGCGGTGACGCGCCGCTATTCGAGGTGGTGACCGCCGACTCGCCCGACGGGCTTTACGTGTTGCGGCACTCCACGGCGCACGCGATGGCACAGGCCATAACCGAGCTGTATCCGGGGAGCAAGCTTTCCATCGGGCCGCCGATACAGGACGGCTTCTACTACGACATAGACGTGGCCGGGAGGCTCACCGACGACGACCTGCCAGGGATAGAGGAGCGGATGCGCGAGATCCTCTCCCGGGACCTGCCCATCGAGCGGCGCGAGACCAGCCGCGAGGAGGCCGAGGAGCTCTTCGGCGACAACCCGTACAAGATGGAGCTCATCCGGGAGCTGCCGGATGGTGGGATCTCCGTGTACAAACAGGGCGACTTCTACGACCTGTGCCGCGGTCCGCACGTGCCCTCGACCGGCCGCTTGGGCTCGTTCAAGCTCCTGAACCTGGCCGGGGCCTACTGGCGTGGCGACGAGAACAACCCGATGCTGACCCGCATCTACGGCACCGCCTGGCCTACCGAGAAGGAGCTCAAAGGGTATCTGAACCGCCTGGAGGAAGCGAGGGCCCGCGACCACCGCCAGATCGGCAAGGACCTCGACCTGTTTACCTTCTCGCCCGAGGTCGGCGCCGGGATACCGCTATTCTTGCCCAAGGGCGAGACTCTGCGGCACGAGATGGAGTCCTACGTGCGAGAGGTGCAGACCCGGCACGGCTACGATCACGTGTGGACCGGACATCTCGTAAACGAGCGGCTGTACGAGCGGTCGGGGCACCTGGAGCACTACCGCGACGCCATGTTCCCGCCCATGACCGACGGTGAGACGAGCTACCGGCTGAAGCCCATGAACTGCCCGTCTCACATGACGCTGTTCAACGCCCGGGCCCACTCCTACCGCGACCTACCGGTGCGCTACGCCGAGTTCGCCACGCTGTACCGCTACGAGAAGAGCGGCGAGCTCAACGGCCTCACGCGGGTACGCAGTCTCACCCAGGACGACGCCCACGTTTTCTGCACGGCGGAGCAGATCCAGGAAGAGTTCGCGCGGGCGTTAGAGATCATCCGCGAGGTTCTGGACACATACGGCCTCGCCGACTACTCCGTGCGGCTCTCCCTGCGCGACCCGGACGCCGCCAAGTACATCGCCGACGACGAGAAGTGGACCCGCGCCGAGGCCGCCCTGCGCGAGGCGCTCGACGCTGCCGGGATAAGCTACGAGGCCGTCGAGGGCGAGGCCGCGTTCTACGGCCCGAAGGCCGACTTCATGGCGAAGGACGTCCTGGGCCGGGAGTGGCAGCTCTCGACCATACAGGTGGACTTCATACAGCCGGGGCGTCTGGGCTGCGAGTACACCGGCGAGGACGGCGAGAAGCACACGCCGGTGCTGCTGCACCGGGCCGTTACCGGGACCACGGAGCGGTTCATGGCGGTGCTCATAGAGCAGTTCGGGGGCGCGTTCCCGACCTGGCTCTCGCCGGTGCAGGCGGTGGTCGTGCCGGTGTCGGACGAGCATCTGGAGTACGCCCGCCGGGTGGAAGGGGAGCTAGCCGGTCGCGGCGTGCGTGTCGAGGTGGACGACTCGGAGAACACGATGCAGAAGAAGATCCGCCTGAACGCTCGTCAGAAGGTGCCGTATCAGCTCATCGTGGGCGGCCGCGAGGCGGAGGAGGAGAAGGTCAACGTCCGGCGGCGGGGACAGAAGACCGGCGAGGACGCGAATCTCTCCGACTTTGCGGACGACGTGGTCGCGGAGATTGCAGCGCGTGATTCTTATGGACAGTAA